Proteins from one Planctomyces sp. SH-PL62 genomic window:
- a CDS encoding PEP-CTERM sorting domain-containing protein produces MDANSRTLRIQAHRRGRLALALGMVLLAFPLATAQAGPMRAKFSGRLAAQEFAPISASSPAYSNSWASFLSGGEPTWASRPSPPVTISVRQAVLRLINGDPSIAASSPLIGYMVWRRNLDVARFDFYHPHIGPRLPQGFIPPAPQVVPPLAPPSDIPSTPDDPPLLPPVPSVIPPVVPEPSAFLVIAMGTAGALWMRRRRAASASR; encoded by the coding sequence ATGGATGCGAACAGCAGGACGTTGAGAATTCAAGCTCACCGAAGAGGACGGCTTGCGCTCGCGCTCGGGATGGTCCTCCTCGCCTTCCCCCTCGCGACGGCCCAGGCCGGGCCGATGCGTGCGAAGTTCTCGGGACGGCTTGCCGCCCAGGAGTTCGCGCCGATCTCGGCCTCCTCTCCGGCTTACTCGAACTCCTGGGCGTCGTTCCTGTCTGGGGGCGAGCCGACCTGGGCTTCGCGGCCATCGCCCCCCGTCACGATCTCCGTGCGACAGGCCGTCCTCCGGCTGATCAACGGCGATCCCTCGATCGCGGCGTCGAGCCCCCTGATCGGCTACATGGTCTGGCGGAGGAACCTGGACGTGGCCCGGTTCGACTTCTACCATCCCCACATCGGGCCGAGGTTGCCCCAGGGATTCATCCCACCCGCCCCGCAGGTCGTCCCGCCCCTGGCGCCGCCGTCGGACATCCCCAGCACGCCGGACGACCCGCCGCTCCTGCCGCCGGTGCCAAGCGTCATCCCTCCCGTCGTCCCGGAGCCGTCCGCCTTTCTGGTGATCGCGATGGGGACGGCCGGGGCGCTCTGGATGCGGCGACGACGGGCGGCTTCCGCTTCTCGGTGA
- a CDS encoding NAD-dependent succinate-semialdehyde dehydrogenase, which yields MPPTAASDPTTQPFPTRMYIDGSWRDGDAGKTLAVINPADESVVAEVAYAEGAEAGRAIEAAARAFPAWKALSAYDRAKILKKTAELMRERADRIARAMTMEQGKPLAEAKAEVLHSADTFEWFGEEAKRAYGRIIPPTNVSKRYYTIKHPVGVVGTITPWNFPAALPSRKIGPALAAGCTVVSRPADQTPITLILMVECLADAGVPPGVVNLVIGPARPFADALFAHPAVRKISFTGSTEVGKELIRRSADQVKRLSLELGGHAPLIVFPDADVQQVAQAAVIGKFRNNGQVCIAPSRFYVHEKVAKDFTEAAVELTKKLKVGNGLEDGVQVGPMFEARALDKTQGLIDDARGKGAQVLTGGGRSSRFEKGYWFEPTVLTNVDGAMKLMTDEPFAPVMPILDFDKLDDVIAAANATPYGLAAYVFTNDLTVATRMAEGLEAGIIGINDPIPATPQCPFGGMKESGVGRELGSEGLDAYFETKYVAVGLRQS from the coding sequence ATGCCCCCAACCGCAGCGAGCGATCCGACCACCCAGCCCTTCCCGACCCGGATGTACATCGACGGGAGCTGGCGGGACGGAGACGCCGGCAAGACGCTGGCCGTCATCAATCCGGCCGACGAATCGGTGGTCGCCGAGGTGGCCTACGCCGAGGGAGCCGAGGCCGGTCGGGCGATCGAGGCCGCCGCGCGGGCCTTTCCCGCCTGGAAGGCCCTCTCGGCCTACGACCGCGCCAAGATCCTCAAGAAGACCGCCGAGCTGATGCGCGAGCGGGCCGACCGGATCGCCCGCGCGATGACGATGGAGCAGGGCAAGCCGCTGGCCGAGGCGAAGGCCGAGGTCCTGCACTCCGCCGACACCTTCGAGTGGTTCGGCGAGGAGGCCAAGCGCGCCTACGGTCGCATCATCCCTCCCACGAACGTTTCCAAGCGCTATTACACCATCAAGCATCCGGTGGGAGTGGTCGGCACGATCACCCCCTGGAATTTCCCCGCGGCGCTCCCCAGTCGGAAGATCGGCCCGGCGCTGGCCGCCGGCTGCACGGTGGTGAGCCGTCCCGCCGACCAGACCCCCATCACCCTGATCCTGATGGTCGAGTGCCTGGCCGACGCGGGCGTCCCCCCCGGCGTCGTGAATCTCGTCATCGGCCCCGCCCGGCCGTTCGCCGACGCCCTGTTCGCTCATCCCGCCGTGCGCAAAATCAGCTTCACGGGGTCCACGGAGGTCGGCAAGGAACTCATCCGGCGGTCGGCCGATCAGGTGAAGCGCCTGAGCCTGGAACTCGGCGGCCACGCCCCGTTGATCGTCTTCCCCGACGCCGACGTCCAGCAGGTCGCGCAGGCGGCGGTGATCGGCAAGTTCCGGAACAACGGCCAGGTCTGCATCGCCCCTTCGCGATTCTACGTGCACGAGAAGGTAGCCAAGGACTTCACCGAGGCGGCCGTCGAATTGACGAAGAAGCTCAAGGTCGGCAACGGCCTGGAGGACGGCGTGCAGGTCGGCCCGATGTTCGAGGCCCGCGCCCTCGACAAGACCCAGGGCCTCATCGACGACGCCAGGGGGAAGGGCGCCCAGGTCCTCACCGGCGGCGGCCGATCCTCGCGGTTCGAGAAGGGCTACTGGTTCGAACCGACCGTGCTGACGAACGTCGACGGCGCGATGAAGCTGATGACCGACGAGCCGTTCGCGCCGGTCATGCCGATCCTCGATTTCGACAAGCTCGACGACGTGATCGCCGCCGCCAACGCGACGCCGTACGGCCTCGCCGCCTACGTCTTCACCAACGACCTGACCGTCGCCACTCGGATGGCCGAGGGGCTCGAAGCCGGGATCATCGGCATCAACGACCCGATCCCGGCGACCCCCCAGTGCCCGTTCGGGGGCATGAAGGAGTCGGGCGTGGGCCGCGAGTTGGGGAGCGAAGGGCTGGACGCCTACTTCGAGACCAAGTACGTCGCCGTGGGCCTGCGGCAGTCGTAA